A single genomic interval of Burkholderia sp. HI2500 harbors:
- a CDS encoding FHA domain-containing protein, with protein sequence MAILKNDSSGQACLLRAYHVFGRDAARCDTVIRDASVSRVHAHIRWVGGRWELHDHSSNGTSVSGVPLRDGEHAVLQRGDVIRFGRAGVAPWRVESLDDPADTLWPVRGAVHPIVLTPRQILAAHAAQPVTIVRSPAGDWLCDDTLPPRALHDGDEVSTGDVTWRVALVRHGSTMTLRAPADPAVPARLLEFFVSRDEEHARALLHVRGGVVDLGERAHHYSLVTLARARSADMQAGYDAATQGWIELDRLARMLGIDTSHLNVQIHRARSQFAALPGLDASQLVERRRGSVRFGDFPFRVMRGERLECQSVPGVETRIGMHRPAPDPVVHCS encoded by the coding sequence ATGGCGATACTCAAGAACGATTCTTCCGGGCAAGCGTGCCTGCTCCGCGCGTATCACGTGTTCGGCCGCGACGCCGCGCGCTGCGATACGGTCATCCGCGACGCGTCGGTGTCCCGGGTCCACGCCCATATCCGCTGGGTCGGCGGGCGATGGGAGCTCCACGATCACAGCAGCAACGGCACGTCGGTATCGGGCGTGCCGTTGCGCGACGGCGAGCACGCGGTGCTGCAGCGAGGCGACGTGATCCGGTTCGGCAGGGCGGGTGTCGCGCCCTGGCGCGTCGAGTCGCTCGACGATCCGGCCGATACGCTATGGCCGGTACGGGGCGCCGTGCACCCGATCGTGCTCACGCCGCGCCAGATCCTGGCTGCCCACGCCGCGCAGCCGGTCACGATCGTCCGGTCGCCGGCCGGCGATTGGCTGTGCGACGACACGTTGCCGCCGCGCGCGCTCCATGACGGCGATGAAGTGTCGACGGGCGACGTCACGTGGCGCGTGGCGCTCGTGCGCCACGGCTCGACGATGACGCTGCGCGCGCCGGCCGATCCGGCCGTGCCGGCCCGATTGCTCGAATTCTTCGTCAGCCGGGACGAAGAGCATGCGCGTGCGCTGCTGCATGTTCGCGGCGGCGTGGTCGATCTCGGCGAGCGCGCGCATCACTACAGCCTCGTCACGCTCGCCCGCGCACGGTCGGCCGACATGCAGGCCGGCTACGACGCCGCCACGCAAGGCTGGATCGAACTCGACCGGCTGGCGCGCATGCTCGGTATCGATACGTCCCATCTCAACGTGCAGATTCATCGCGCCCGGAGCCAGTTCGCGGCGCTGCCGGGGCTGGACGCGAGTCAGCTGGTCGAGCGGCGGCGCGGCAGCGTCCGCTTCGGCGATTTCCCGTTCCGCGTCATGCGCGGCGAGCGCCTCGAATGCCAGTCGGTGCCGGGCGTCGAGACGCGCATCGGCATGCATCGTCCGGCGCCGGACCCGGTCGTCCATTGCTCGTGA
- a CDS encoding fatty acid desaturase family protein, with the protein MELARSGIASLFMRAETIYHDTRLSRSFFHMRAIPPVSVSDLPSAFDAWRWLAFYVAVSGALYFWVTHAPMAPVALLRPGPYDAVIPRVSASVPLYLSYALVMPSIVWFGRCRNWLLPAFFAGALAAGLCIVSHLLWPTAVSRSPAATGWIAWLYRIDTPLAASPCGHVALPVAVTVVLAALRVRAARYYAAWSAMLAVTVLTTGQHLIADMLVGLALGIGVGCATTVFIRLDVDLRTAAALLLEWLCIVVTLRVALSVGHWAGYFVAAVVVATRQHALFILYHDATHYHLTRRRFANDFLINLAIGVPGLVPIEFYRPLHLAHHRHVGTAEDPERNYLYHAQPWKFEPLDTLPLVRQLLGDLLLVNMVKNMRAYRRANGRGASMSLPLLTAIATWGILLLPLVRACTVRELLTLAALWFVPLVTIGALVQKIRSIAEHSGGPGVTAGWNDWTYSWRVGLLGRFFIWPYNINYHQQHHREPGVAWHRLPGLRASDDPVLSSRQLLALLWSGASRSGSQR; encoded by the coding sequence ATGGAACTGGCTCGAAGCGGCATAGCGTCGTTATTCATGCGAGCTGAAACGATTTATCATGATACGCGATTGAGCCGCTCCTTTTTTCATATGCGTGCCATACCTCCTGTTTCCGTCTCCGATTTACCGTCAGCGTTCGACGCGTGGCGCTGGCTCGCATTCTATGTTGCCGTGTCGGGTGCACTGTACTTCTGGGTCACACACGCACCGATGGCACCTGTGGCGCTGTTGCGTCCGGGACCGTACGATGCGGTCATTCCGCGTGTGTCCGCCAGCGTGCCACTTTATTTGAGTTACGCGCTCGTGATGCCGTCGATTGTCTGGTTCGGCCGATGCCGAAATTGGTTGCTGCCCGCGTTTTTCGCAGGTGCACTTGCCGCAGGCCTGTGTATCGTCAGTCATCTGTTATGGCCGACTGCCGTGAGCCGGTCGCCGGCTGCGACAGGATGGATCGCGTGGCTGTATCGGATCGACACGCCACTTGCCGCGAGTCCATGCGGGCATGTTGCGCTGCCGGTGGCGGTAACCGTGGTATTGGCGGCGCTACGTGTCCGTGCAGCGCGCTATTACGCTGCGTGGAGCGCAATGCTTGCGGTCACGGTCTTGACGACCGGGCAGCATCTGATCGCGGACATGCTTGTTGGACTCGCACTCGGAATTGGCGTTGGCTGTGCGACGACCGTGTTCATTCGTCTCGACGTTGACCTGCGTACGGCCGCCGCATTGCTGCTTGAATGGCTATGTATCGTCGTTACGCTGCGAGTTGCGTTATCGGTGGGGCATTGGGCTGGCTACTTCGTCGCTGCCGTTGTCGTCGCGACCCGGCAACACGCATTATTCATTTTGTATCACGACGCGACACACTATCACTTGACCCGCCGCCGTTTCGCGAACGACTTTTTGATCAACTTGGCAATCGGCGTACCGGGGCTCGTGCCCATCGAATTTTATCGCCCGCTGCATCTCGCACACCATCGACACGTGGGGACCGCGGAAGATCCCGAGCGGAATTATCTGTACCACGCGCAGCCATGGAAATTCGAGCCGCTCGACACACTCCCGCTCGTCCGGCAACTCCTCGGTGATTTGCTCCTGGTCAACATGGTGAAAAACATGCGCGCATATCGGCGTGCGAACGGGCGTGGTGCGTCCATGTCACTGCCGTTGCTTACAGCGATAGCGACGTGGGGCATCCTGCTTTTGCCGCTCGTGCGTGCATGCACAGTACGCGAACTGTTGACGCTTGCGGCCCTTTGGTTCGTTCCTCTTGTGACAATCGGGGCACTGGTACAGAAGATCCGGAGTATTGCAGAGCACAGCGGCGGGCCTGGTGTCACGGCTGGCTGGAATGACTGGACTTATTCGTGGCGCGTCGGGTTACTGGGCCGCTTCTTCATCTGGCCGTACAACATCAACTATCACCAACAGCATCATCGCGAACCCGGCGTGGCGTGGCATCGCCTGCCCGGATTGCGTGCGTCCGACGACCCGGTTCTGTCTTCTCGGCAATTGCTTGCATTGCTCTGGTCGGGTGCCTCGCGCAGCGGTAGCCAAAGATAG